A region of Alosa alosa isolate M-15738 ecotype Scorff River chromosome 17, AALO_Geno_1.1, whole genome shotgun sequence DNA encodes the following proteins:
- the rprmb gene encoding protein reprimo B has protein sequence MNYTAFNDTDTGLFSNSSDGFLKCCNMSSVVTDSGFEATALAERNFFITRVVQIAVMCVLSLTVVFGIFFLGCNLLIKSQGMINFLMTDRRPSKDVEAVIVGTY, from the coding sequence ATGAATTACACGGCATTCAACGACACCGACACTGGTTTGTTCTCCAACAGCAGCGATGGCTTTCTCAAGTGCTGCAACATGTCCTCGGTGGTCACGGACAGCGGCTTTGAGGCGACTGCACTGGCCGAGCGGAACTTTTTCATCACGCGCGTGGTCCAAATTGCTGTCATGTGCGTGCTCTCACTCACCGTGGTTTTCGGCATCTTCTTCCTCGGCTGCAACTTGCTCATCAAGTCCCAGGGAATGATCAACTTTCTAATGACGGACAGGAGACCATCCAAAGATGTGGAAGCTGTGATTGTTGGCACGTATTAG